From Solanum lycopersicum chromosome 8, SLM_r2.1, the proteins below share one genomic window:
- the LOC101264957 gene encoding uncharacterized protein, which produces MGMCSVRRNLIPRAKMLTAKISGVMRFHHCSEEFQDESLSSEWYVKAFSKLTKLNLLLKNVDLVDGKLVNVSDHSRVYDESLEQKLSYFKSLARTFIGCPSMQEMMNKNVAQALADVQCDQPVCFSKDSERESITVDSLAKISNFLNVSAQQRKLVRQSICAQVTKYPVWTGTVEEILNGLKSNIDFLNYRCPNKDIRMAQQIVTTCQKYLENATSYDPESNSWMRIVPAKGVESPASHKWEGVLEMFGDLIDCLSEEKRLTSEVKKLEVMKEGLHQIKDVFIDKNIGFKEACYQESLVHKKLIKTLGHSSRCAFTLLLYYLYGSIWDVDIEVCGGLYPIGRGDKFRLCMGKILTSDEQNMLQSGVKQLSRALGLFKFVWETAGMKGDLEVQGHLWCIGAKYKSFTYRNNLFLLHSISC; this is translated from the coding sequence ATGGGAATGTGTAGCGTGAGGAGGAACCTTATACCTCGAGCTAAGATGTTGACAGCCAAGATTAGTGGGGTGATGCGGTTTCATCACTGCTCAGAGGAATTCCAGGACGAGTCTTTGTCTTCCGAATGGTACGTGAAAGCTTTctcaaaattaacaaaattgaaCCTTTTGCTGAAAAATGTGGACTTAGTTGATGGGAAGTTAGTAAATGTTAGTGATCACTCAAGAGTGTATGATGAAAGTTTGGAACAAAAGTTATCTTATTTTAAATCACTGGCTAGGACCTTTATTGGGTGTCCATCAATGCAAGAAATGATGAATAAGAATGTGGCACAAGCATTAGCTGATGTACAATGTGATCAGCCTGTCTGTTTCAGTAAAGATAGCGAGAGGGAATCAATTACAGTTGATTCCCTtgcaaaaatttcaaacttccTGAATGTTTCTGCACAACAAAGGAAACTTGTCAGGCAATCAATATGTGCACAGGTTACAAAGTACCCCGTATGGACAGGGACAGTTGAGGAGATATTGAATGGACTAAAATCTAATAttgattttctaaattataGATGTCCGAATAAAGATATTAGAATGGCTCAACAAATAGTTACAACTTGTCAAAAGTATTTAGAGAATGCAACTTCTTATGACCCTGAATCCAATTCATGGATGCGCATCGTACCTGCAAAAGGTGTGGAGTCACCTGCTTCCCATAAGTGGGAAGGTGTTCTGGAAATGTTCGGCGACCTTATTGATTGTTTGAGTGAAGAGAAAAGATTAACTTCGGAGGTAAAGAAGCTTGAGGTCATGAAAGAGGGGCTTCATCAGATTAAGGATGTTTTCATAGACAAAAACATTGGATTTAAGGAAGCTTGCTATCAGGAGAGTTTAGTGCATAAAAAGTTGATTAAGACATTGGGACACTCATCACGGTGTGCGTTCACACTTCTTCTTTATTATCTTTATGGCAGCATCTGGGATGTTGATATTGAAGTATGTGGAGGGCTTTATCCAATTGGTCGTGGGGATAAGTTTCGTCTGTGCATGGGAAAGATCCTAACGTCTGATGAGCAGAATATGCTGCAGAGCGGGGTAAAGCAGCTAAGCAGAGCTCTGGGGCTTTTCAAGTTTGTATGGGAAACAGCAGGAATGAAAGGCGACCTTGAAGTACAAGGCCATCTGTGGTGCATTGGTGCCAAGTATAAGTCATTTACCTATAGAAACAATTTGTTCTTGCTGCATTCTATAAGTTGCTGA
- the LOC109120893 gene encoding uncharacterized protein: MDDWVYLKLSPIKGVVRFCKKEKLTPRYVGPYRIFKRVGNVAYELKLPQELMVVHPVYHIYMLNRCLGDPSLIVPTENVDIKDRLFYEEVPIQISNCQVRKLRTKEVALVKVLWMNQFVEEETSEAEEDMKKIYPHLFESGENAYQGIKFSS, encoded by the coding sequence ATGGATGATTGGGTGTACCTGAAGCTCTCACCCATTAAAGGTGTTGTGAGGTTTTGTAAGAAGGAAAAACTTACTCCCCGGTATGTTGGTCCTTACAGAATCTTCAAGAGAGTTGGCAATGTGGCTTATGAGTTGAAGCTACCCCAAGAATTAATGGTGGTTCATCCGGTATACCATATTTATATGTTGAACAGGTGcttgggtgatccttcattgattgtacCGACTGAGAATGTTGATATTAAGGATAGATTATTCTACGAAGAAGTTCCGATTCAAATTTCTAATTgtcaagttcgcaagttgaggacaAAGGAAGTTGCATTAGTCAAGGTTCTTTGGATGAACCAATTCGTTGAGGAAGAGACTTCGGAAGCTGAGGAAGATATGAAAAAGATATATCCCcatctctttgaatccggaGAGAATGCATATCAAGGTATTAAATTCTCTTCTTAG